One Megasphaera vaginalis (ex Bordigoni et al. 2020) genomic region harbors:
- a CDS encoding YdcF family protein: MLYLIKWLYAWFMPLGFVVAAFVVASARLIKNQEKGHSAIALLTFFLYLSSLEPIGNMLISSLEDRYIQSAVPLQAEAIVVLGGGSYGGVADLNGSGQVGDIAANRLLTALRLQRQMQVPIVLSGGVVFAEDGNESAIEKRVLIEAGVPETMIYTEDNSRNTAENAAYTMQLCREHGWKSIILLTSAFHMPRAMGFFSQEETVVRPYPCDYQASRPLTITPFSLIPNAQGLYNTTLAVKEYAGMGAHYLGFQ, encoded by the coding sequence ATGCTGTATCTTATTAAATGGCTTTACGCCTGGTTCATGCCTTTAGGATTCGTTGTCGCGGCGTTCGTCGTCGCGTCTGCGCGTTTAATCAAAAATCAAGAAAAAGGTCACAGCGCCATTGCGCTCCTGACCTTTTTTTTATATCTGTCTTCGTTGGAGCCTATCGGAAATATGCTTATTTCCTCTTTGGAGGATCGATATATTCAGTCGGCTGTGCCTCTTCAGGCTGAGGCCATCGTCGTACTCGGCGGCGGTTCGTATGGCGGCGTTGCCGACCTGAACGGTTCCGGTCAGGTCGGCGATATAGCGGCCAATCGGCTTTTGACGGCATTGCGTCTGCAACGACAGATGCAGGTGCCGATCGTCTTATCCGGCGGCGTCGTTTTTGCTGAAGACGGGAACGAAAGCGCTATCGAGAAGCGGGTGCTGATAGAGGCCGGCGTGCCGGAAACGATGATTTATACTGAAGACAACAGCAGAAATACGGCGGAAAATGCGGCGTATACGATGCAGCTGTGCAGAGAGCACGGCTGGAAAAGCATTATTCTGCTTACGAGTGCCTTCCATATGCCGCGGGCAATGGGATTTTTTTCTCAGGAAGAAACGGTTGTCCGCCCGTATCCTTGCGATTACCAGGCAAGCCGGCCGCTGACGATTACCCCTTTTTCCCTGATTCCCAATGCGCAGGGGTTGTATAATACGACATTGGCTGTAAAAGAATATGCCGGTATGGGGGCGCATTACCTGGGATTTCAGTAA
- a CDS encoding glutaredoxin family protein, whose protein sequence is MKTIMAFYLNGCPYCANAKKAVEELTRENAAYQSIDLTWYEETEHADLLPAHPYTYVPNMFVDDEKRYEAHPGEMYDETKAKIKAVFDSVL, encoded by the coding sequence ATGAAAACGATTATGGCATTTTACTTAAACGGTTGTCCTTATTGTGCCAATGCGAAGAAAGCGGTTGAAGAATTAACGCGGGAAAATGCGGCATATCAATCGATTGATCTGACCTGGTATGAAGAAACGGAACATGCCGACCTGTTGCCGGCGCACCCCTATACATATGTACCCAATATGTTCGTTGACGATGAAAAACGGTATGAAGCGCATCCCGGGGAAATGTACGACGAAACGAAGGCAAAGATCAAGGCTGTTTTTGACAGTGTACTTTAA
- a CDS encoding DMT family transporter, whose translation MGEENKVSKYLFLVSMVIFGTIGIFRRLLPIDSVMLVFLRGAGGALVLTLFLLICRRHPDFDGIRRNLAKLTVSGIFLGLNWIFLFESYTYTTVATATLCYYMSPVFLIIASVFFLHETMSLPKGFCVLLAIIGMVFVSGVPESGIPQAAELRGVVCGLAAAVFYTAMIMTNKMIHHIGAYDKTIVQLAVAAVALIPYLTVTQGWSSFQLTGLTLVLLAVVIIVHTGIACVIYFSTMESLKAQTIAVFSYVDPITAILLSALLLHEPMSLLNGIGAVMVLGAAVLCDKCS comes from the coding sequence ATGGGGGAAGAAAATAAGGTATCCAAATATTTGTTTTTGGTGAGTATGGTCATTTTCGGCACAATCGGTATCTTTCGCCGCCTGCTGCCTATCGATTCAGTTATGCTGGTCTTCCTGCGCGGCGCCGGAGGTGCTTTGGTTCTGACGTTATTTCTGTTGATTTGCAGGCGCCATCCCGATTTCGACGGTATTCGGAGAAATTTGGCAAAGCTGACCGTTTCCGGTATCTTTCTGGGACTTAACTGGATTTTTCTTTTTGAATCGTATACGTATACGACAGTTGCTACGGCGACCCTTTGTTACTACATGTCTCCTGTTTTTCTTATTATCGCTTCGGTATTTTTCTTGCATGAGACCATGAGTTTGCCGAAGGGGTTCTGTGTTTTGCTTGCGATTATCGGCATGGTGTTTGTTTCCGGCGTTCCTGAAAGCGGTATTCCCCAAGCCGCCGAACTGCGCGGCGTCGTTTGCGGGCTGGCTGCCGCCGTCTTTTACACGGCGATGATCATGACCAACAAAATGATTCACCACATCGGCGCCTATGACAAGACGATCGTTCAGTTGGCGGTGGCCGCAGTTGCGCTGATACCGTATTTGACGGTTACGCAAGGCTGGTCGTCTTTCCAACTGACGGGACTGACATTGGTTTTGCTGGCCGTCGTTATCATTGTCCATACAGGCATTGCCTGCGTCATCTACTTCAGCACGATGGAATCGTTGAAGGCGCAAACGATCGCCGTGTTCAGTTACGTCGATCCGATTACGGCGATCTTGCTGTCGGCGCTGCTTCTGCATGAACCGATGAGTCTTCTTAACGGGATCGGCGCCGTCATGGTCTTGGGAGCGGCTGTTCTTTGTGACAAGTGCTCATGA
- the potE gene encoding putrescine-ornithine antiporter, which produces MKNSRRKMSLVQLTFITAANMLGAGIIMLPTKLAEVGTISIISWLITAFGSLALAMTFARCGMFSTKPGGMGGYTEYAFGRIGHFMANYAYAVSIVIANVAIAISAVGYGAGFLETEFSPVQTCLYTIALLWTAAALNFSGSRYSGKLSTVTIWGAIIPVLGISIIGWFWFDPATWLSSWNPNGFGLSDAVGNSIALTLWSFLGLESAAVNMDAVENPQRSVPIATFVSTLGVAVIYVASTNAIAGILPNGDILASSAPFGLAFSAMLGSTAGKVVMGLMVFSCAGSLLSWQFTLARVFKTSAQRGLFPKIFAKVTNADVPLKGMFLILCMQTCLAFMTISPTLAQQFELLANLAVVTNVIPYIFCAAALKTILEKEHIDNAVCNRNTSYFLAGASIIYCFYALTTTDGITFFSGCFATFIGWIIYMVRFNLLKQTIIAEQQIIK; this is translated from the coding sequence ATGAAAAATTCACGCCGTAAAATGTCTTTGGTGCAGCTGACGTTCATCACTGCCGCCAATATGTTGGGAGCAGGTATTATCATGTTGCCGACAAAACTTGCCGAAGTAGGGACTATTTCGATCATCTCCTGGCTTATTACAGCCTTCGGTTCGCTTGCGCTGGCCATGACTTTTGCCAGATGCGGCATGTTTTCAACCAAGCCCGGCGGTATGGGCGGTTACACCGAATACGCGTTCGGACGAATAGGACATTTTATGGCAAACTACGCCTATGCAGTTTCAATCGTCATTGCAAATGTAGCTATTGCCATTTCCGCCGTCGGTTACGGCGCCGGTTTCCTCGAAACCGAATTCTCGCCTGTACAGACGTGTCTTTATACAATTGCCTTGCTTTGGACGGCTGCCGCGCTGAACTTCAGCGGTTCCCGTTATTCCGGTAAATTGAGTACCGTAACGATCTGGGGCGCCATCATTCCCGTTCTGGGCATCTCCATCATCGGCTGGTTCTGGTTTGATCCGGCGACCTGGCTCAGTTCGTGGAATCCGAACGGCTTCGGCCTGAGCGACGCCGTCGGCAATTCCATTGCCCTGACATTGTGGTCTTTCCTCGGTCTCGAATCGGCTGCCGTCAACATGGACGCCGTTGAAAACCCGCAGCGTTCCGTACCGATTGCGACCTTTGTCAGCACCCTCGGTGTCGCTGTGATCTACGTCGCCTCGACCAATGCCATTGCCGGCATCCTTCCCAACGGGGACATCTTGGCTTCCAGCGCTCCTTTCGGCTTGGCTTTTTCCGCCATGCTGGGCTCCACGGCAGGTAAAGTCGTCATGGGATTGATGGTTTTCTCCTGTGCCGGCTCGCTCCTTTCCTGGCAGTTTACCTTGGCCCGCGTATTCAAAACCAGCGCTCAACGAGGGCTTTTCCCGAAAATATTCGCCAAGGTTACCAACGCCGATGTGCCGCTAAAAGGCATGTTCCTCATTCTCTGCATGCAGACCTGTCTGGCCTTCATGACGATCAGTCCGACATTGGCGCAGCAGTTCGAATTACTCGCCAATCTTGCCGTCGTTACCAATGTCATCCCGTATATCTTCTGTGCTGCCGCGCTGAAGACGATTTTGGAAAAAGAACATATTGATAACGCCGTATGTAATCGGAATACTTCGTATTTTCTCGCCGGCGCTTCCATTATTTACTGTTTTTATGCGCTGACGACAACAGACGGCATCACCTTTTTCAGCGGTTGTTTCGCGACATTTATCGGCTGGATTATCTACATGGTCCGGTTCAATCTCCTGAAACAAACAATCATTGCCGAGCAGCAGATAATCAAATAA